A DNA window from Arachis duranensis cultivar V14167 chromosome 3, aradu.V14167.gnm2.J7QH, whole genome shotgun sequence contains the following coding sequences:
- the LOC110278578 gene encoding protein FAR1-RELATED SEQUENCE 5-like codes for MYCYGNGLFQVEEDPIENETFVAETESVPIGASQSDDQRDVIILDGIGSFGAIDFDALRAEEIMMIEFVDLKTAYDFYNEYGRIKGFSIWRSKVGRCKKAGSEGDIIWQIFVCSRQGERDAKHVHRNDRKMDPRPVTRCGCNARIKVHVDLRNGRWYVDFFSDEHNHDMLEARFRGMMRSHRAIKMRDLHQINTLRSSGLRVPTIFQAFANQSGGFEMVGFQVKDIYNVIEKQRRAGASDTDNALKYLQMLKRRDPCMFWKYSLDEQRRLHNIFWCDGASQYDFNVFGDVTGFDATYGRNKYKCPFVIFSSVDHHMRNVVFGCAVLSKEGEESYVWLLRVFLEAMKGKALKSVINDGDQAMKSAIKVVFPEAHHRLYSWHLLRNATARVGIPRFMTKFRLCLMGDLEVDDFEDIWNDAIEEFGLQQNSWVKDMYEKKHMWSNSHIRGKFFAGLKTTSRCEALNMQIGKFIHNGYNLREFIKHFQQYLEFMRRRVVVADYKSAYGEPVVKTRLEELERFAAAVYTREVFVLFREVLLLASNVRVVSSKKTSTCTLFEVAMYCQELLLEDYNNQAGPYQTVVHESKPGFVNNEGFQCVF; via the coding sequence ATGTATTGCTATGGTAATGGATTGTTTCAGGTGGAAGAGGACCCGATAGAAAATGAAACCTTTGTTGCAGAAACAGAATCCGTTCCGATTGGTGCTAGTCAGTCAGACGATCAAAGAGATGTCATCATTCTCGATGGAATAGGTTCGTTTGGTGCAATTGATTTTGATGCGTTGCGAGCTGAGGAGATTATGATGATAGAGTTTGTCGATTTGAAAACTGCTTACGACTTCTATAACGAGTACGGTCGAATTAAGGGGTTTTCCATATGGCGGTCGAAGGTAGGGCGCTGCAAGAAGGCAGGATCTGAGGGTGACATTATATGGCAAATTTTTGTATGCTCACGACAAGGTGAACGAGATGCAAAGCATGTTCACAGAAATGATAGGAAGATGGATCCTAGACCAGTAACGCGATGCGGTTGTAATGCGCGGATAAAAGTTCATGTTGACTTGAGAAATGGGAGATGGTACGTTGACTTTTTCTCCGATGAACATAACCATGACATGTTGGAGGCAAGGTTTAGGGGAATGATGCGGTCTCACCGGGCAATAAAAATGAGGGATTTACACCAGATTAATACTTTGAGAAGCTCTGGCCTTCGAGTTCCGACAATATTTCAGGCTTTTGCAAACCAAAGTGGTGGATTCGAGATGGTTGGGTTTCAGGTGAAAGACATCTATAATGTAATTGAGAAGCAAAGAAGAGCTGGAGCAAGCGACACGGATAATGCACTCAAGTATTTACAAATGTTGAAGAGGCGTGACCCCTGTATGTTTTGGAAGTATTCGTTGGATGAACAACGGAGGCTCCACAATATATTTTGGTGTGATGGCGCAAGTCAGTATGATTTCAATGTTTTCGGAGATGTTACGGGGTTTGATGCAACGTATGGGAGGAATAAGTACAAATGTCCCTTTGTGATATTCTCTAGCGTGGATCACCACATGCGCAATGTTGTGTTTGGATGCGCGGTTCTCTCAAAGGAAGGGGAGGAAAGCTATGTGTGGTTGCTTCGGGTATTTCTGGAGGCCATGAAAGGAAAGGCTCTTAAGTCCGTTATTAACGACGGTGATCAAGCCATGAAAAGTGCAATCAAAGTTGTATTTCCAGAAGCACATCATAGATTGTACAGCTGGCACTTGCTACGCAATGCGACCGCTCGAGTAGGTATTCCACGGTTTATGACCAAGTTTCGTCTTTGTTTAATGGGGGATTTGGAGGTCGATGACTTTGAAGATATATGGAATGATGCAATTGAAGAATTTGGGTTGCAACAAAATTCATGGGTCAAGGATATGTATGAAAAGAAACATATGTGGTCAAATTCCCACATTAGGGGTAAGTTCTTTGCTGGGCTCAAGACAACATCAAGGTGTGAGGCGCTAAATATGCAGATAGGGAAGTTTATACACAACGGCTACAACTTGAGGGAATTTATTAAGCATTTCCAACAGTATTTAGAGTTCATGCGTAGAAGAGTAGTGGTTGCTGATTACAAATCTGCTTATGGAGAACCGGTTGTGAAAACAAGATTGGAGGAGTTAGAGCGGTTTGCAGCAGCAGTATACACACGAGAGGTCTTTGTCTTATTTCGGGAGGTGTTATTACTAGCTAGCAATGTCAGAGTAGTTTCTTCGAAGAAGACAAGCACATGTACATTGTTTGAGGTGGCCATGTATTGCCAAG